In Acidobacteriaceae bacterium, the following are encoded in one genomic region:
- the hisD gene encoding histidinol dehydrogenase, with protein MKILKTTGESAAATEAVIRELEMRGATNTAKVDGVVREILEAVRTRGDEATREYAAKFDGLTDEQPLLVTREEMQAAWDETSEELKAAMKLAQANIRAFAERQLPRAWSFKPSDGMEVGQVIRPLGAVGCYVPGGRYPLPSTLLMTTTPAQVAGVERIVVCSPKPAKETLAAGYLAGVTEFYRVGGAQAIAAMAYGTATIAAVDKIVGPGNLYVTAAKQAVSREDTGIDMPAGPTEIVVTSEVGDAAGIAADLVAQAEHDPEALPILITSKLELAEAVAAETDKQAADNELAKISLAAQGYAFVTGTVEEAQSLTNRLAPEHLTVDAGSDLRWVKNAGSVFIGHFTPQSMGDYISGPNHVLPTGRNGRLRGGLSVMDFVKVITVQQYTRDGLREVGPHTIALAEAEGLKGHAESVRVKMR; from the coding sequence ATGAAGATTCTGAAGACGACCGGCGAAAGTGCAGCGGCGACTGAAGCGGTGATTCGCGAGTTGGAGATGCGCGGCGCAACGAACACGGCGAAGGTCGATGGCGTTGTGCGCGAAATCCTGGAAGCGGTACGCACACGCGGCGATGAAGCGACGCGCGAGTATGCGGCGAAGTTTGATGGCTTGACCGACGAGCAGCCGTTGCTGGTGACTCGCGAAGAGATGCAGGCGGCGTGGGACGAGACCAGCGAAGAGCTGAAGGCGGCGATGAAGCTGGCTCAGGCCAACATTCGCGCCTTTGCCGAGCGGCAGTTGCCGCGCGCATGGAGCTTCAAGCCGAGCGACGGCATGGAAGTCGGACAGGTCATTCGTCCGCTGGGCGCGGTGGGTTGTTACGTTCCGGGTGGACGCTATCCCCTGCCCTCGACGCTGCTGATGACGACCACTCCGGCGCAGGTGGCTGGCGTGGAGCGCATCGTGGTGTGCTCGCCCAAGCCTGCGAAGGAGACGCTTGCGGCTGGCTATCTTGCAGGCGTGACCGAGTTCTATCGTGTGGGCGGAGCGCAGGCGATTGCGGCGATGGCCTATGGCACGGCAACTATTGCGGCCGTGGACAAGATCGTTGGGCCTGGCAATCTGTACGTGACAGCGGCCAAGCAGGCTGTGTCTCGTGAAGACACGGGCATCGACATGCCTGCAGGCCCCACCGAGATCGTTGTAACGAGCGAAGTGGGCGATGCTGCCGGCATCGCTGCCGATCTCGTGGCGCAGGCAGAGCATGATCCCGAAGCGTTGCCGATCTTGATTACGAGCAAGCTTGAACTCGCAGAAGCAGTCGCTGCAGAAACGGACAAGCAGGCTGCAGACAATGAGCTCGCGAAGATTTCGCTGGCCGCACAAGGCTATGCCTTTGTGACCGGAACAGTGGAAGAAGCGCAGTCTCTGACCAACCGTCTCGCACCCGAGCATCTCACCGTCGATGCTGGAAGCGATCTGCGCTGGGTGAAGAACGCAGGCTCGGTGTTTATCGGACACTTCACCCCGCAATCGATGGGTGATTACATTTCCGGTCCAAACCACGTGCTGCCCACCGGACGCAACGGGCGTCTGCGCGGCGGGTTGAGCGTGATGGACTTCGTCAAGGTGATCACCGTGCAGCAGTACACGCGCGACGGATTGCGCGAGGTCGGCCCGCACACGATCGCGCTGGCTGAAGCAGAAGGCTTGAAGGGACACGCCGAGAGCGTGCGGGTGAAGATGCGATGA
- the hisG gene encoding ATP phosphoribosyltransferase, with the protein MATKKLKLGIPKGSLQEATLALFARAGWNIYASGRSYFPTIDDTEIECMLVRAQEMARYVEHGALDAGLTGNDWVLENLADVERVTSLTYSKASRTKVKWVLAVPEDSPYQKPEDLAGKTIATELVEFSKRYFAERNIPVTVEFSWGATEVKPPMLADAIVEVTETGSSLRANRLRIIEVLMESETQLIANKTAWQDDWKRKKIETLSLMLNGAMAAQDQVGLMLNVEKANLDAVLDVLPALNSPTVSELRDKNWVAVNTILEQSTVRDIVPKLKEAGGTGIVEFPLSKVVL; encoded by the coding sequence ATGGCAACGAAGAAGCTGAAGCTGGGAATTCCGAAGGGCAGTCTGCAGGAAGCGACGCTGGCGCTGTTCGCACGCGCAGGCTGGAACATTTATGCGAGCGGACGCTCGTACTTCCCGACGATCGACGATACCGAGATCGAGTGCATGCTGGTACGCGCGCAGGAGATGGCTCGCTACGTGGAGCATGGCGCACTGGACGCTGGCCTGACGGGCAACGACTGGGTTCTCGAGAACCTTGCAGACGTTGAGCGAGTCACGTCGTTGACGTACTCCAAGGCGAGCCGCACCAAGGTGAAGTGGGTGCTGGCGGTGCCGGAAGATTCTCCCTACCAGAAGCCGGAAGACCTGGCAGGCAAGACGATTGCTACGGAGCTCGTGGAGTTCTCGAAGCGCTACTTCGCCGAGCGCAATATTCCCGTGACGGTGGAGTTCAGCTGGGGCGCGACCGAAGTAAAGCCCCCGATGCTCGCAGATGCAATCGTCGAAGTGACCGAAACAGGAAGCTCGCTGCGTGCGAACCGCCTGCGCATTATCGAAGTGCTGATGGAGTCCGAGACGCAGCTCATCGCGAACAAGACCGCATGGCAGGACGATTGGAAGCGCAAGAAGATTGAGACGCTGAGCCTGATGTTGAACGGCGCGATGGCCGCTCAGGACCAGGTAGGCCTGATGCTGAACGTCGAGAAGGCGAACCTCGATGCCGTGCTCGACGTGCTGCCGGCGTTGAACTCGCCGACCGTCTCCGAACTGCGCGACAAGAATTGGGTGGCCGTAAACACGATTCTGGAGCAGAGCACGGTGCGCGACATTGTGCCGAAGCTGAAGGAAGCGGGCGGCACGGGAATTGTTGAGTTCCCGCTGAGCAAGGTTGTTCTGTAA
- the hisI gene encoding phosphoribosyl-AMP cyclohydrolase translates to MTTAVPTINFEKDGGMVAGIVQDAKTGEVLMLGFLNEESWKKTLETGFVTFWSRTRSKLWMKGETSGNRLKIVSAATDCDNDALLFRVDVEGDGLVCHEGTVSCFTKPIAR, encoded by the coding sequence ATGACGACGGCAGTACCGACAATCAACTTTGAAAAAGATGGCGGCATGGTGGCAGGGATCGTACAGGATGCCAAGACCGGCGAAGTGCTGATGCTGGGCTTTCTGAACGAAGAGAGCTGGAAGAAGACGCTGGAGACCGGGTTTGTAACGTTCTGGTCGCGTACCCGTTCGAAGCTGTGGATGAAGGGCGAGACCAGCGGCAACCGGCTGAAGATCGTCTCCGCAGCGACCGACTGCGACAACGATGCCCTGCTCTTCCGCGTGGACGTGGAAGGCGATGGGCTGGTATGCCACGAAGGTACCGTGAGCTGCTTCACGAAGCCGATCGCTCGTTAG
- a CDS encoding phospholipase C, phosphocholine-specific — translation MQSRRNFLKSAAMIAGATGFAGGIPLSVRKAFAIAPDPGTTWADAEHIVVLMQENRSFDHAFGTLQGVRGFNDPRAIRQANDNSIFMQTNANGDTYIPWRLDIRDTKITWMGSIPHSRNSQVDAWNHGHHNAWIDAKRSSNVDYHDVPITMGHYTREDIPFYFAMADAFTVCDQHYCSVMSSTTPNRSMLWTGTIRDEQKANSAVFMRNDQYHSKLKWKTFPERLSEAGVTWNVYQNEVNVAALPHEEHEWLCNVGNVLEHFGCYNVNLTNASTKKLQSQIDALKADIAQLQGETVDATMKSDHEAALSQKHDALKALQDQLEHGGSLTQLPEAQQELHMRAFVTNVGDENYHSLEPIAFEDDGHNRSMNVPKGDVLYQFREDVKEGTLPTVSWLVPPGKFSDHPAHPWYGAWFVSEAMDILTSNAEVWKKTIFILTYDENDGYFDHGPSYVAPDPQNKATGRASEGIDVALEYSYSPDELAQGVPKHNARSGPIGLGFRVPMVVASPWSRGGWVNSELCDHTSSLQLIEAFVEKKFGKKVHEENMSQFRRAICGDLTSCFRPADNTEAKLPFLDRNEYVESIQKARYKEVPSNYLKLTPQQMSAYNANRATYPNASRQEPGIRPSNALPYELYCEGGLSPDGKIFRLAFRAGGGVHGERSNGAPFNVYIRNTKRAAGVIERGANNQNMAVATFVVKPGDTMQEGIPVEMFRDGKVDIEVHAPNGFFRSFQAQGTLSPVVAHCVYERTSGTITGNVLAQLRNDSTRAVNVVVAENAYSKQRHELKLEPGAKLAVPLNASRHHGWYDYTVSVKGETVSTRFAGRVETGRSSFTDPVMGGVTV, via the coding sequence ATGCAATCACGGCGTAATTTTCTTAAATCGGCAGCAATGATCGCAGGAGCCACAGGCTTTGCAGGCGGCATTCCGCTCTCAGTGCGCAAGGCGTTCGCGATTGCGCCAGACCCCGGAACAACGTGGGCCGATGCCGAACATATCGTGGTGTTGATGCAGGAGAACCGCTCGTTCGACCATGCGTTCGGAACACTCCAGGGAGTGCGCGGCTTCAACGACCCGCGTGCGATCCGGCAGGCGAACGACAACTCCATCTTTATGCAGACGAACGCGAACGGCGACACCTATATCCCGTGGCGTCTGGATATTCGCGACACCAAGATTACGTGGATGGGGTCGATTCCCCACTCGCGCAACTCCCAGGTCGACGCCTGGAACCACGGGCACCACAATGCGTGGATCGATGCGAAGCGTTCGAGCAACGTGGACTATCACGATGTGCCGATCACAATGGGCCACTACACACGCGAGGACATTCCGTTCTACTTTGCGATGGCCGATGCGTTTACGGTCTGCGATCAACATTACTGTTCCGTAATGTCGAGCACGACACCGAACCGCTCGATGCTGTGGACCGGGACGATTCGCGATGAACAGAAGGCAAACTCGGCCGTCTTCATGCGAAACGACCAGTACCACAGCAAGCTGAAGTGGAAGACCTTTCCTGAGCGGCTGAGCGAAGCAGGCGTGACCTGGAACGTGTACCAGAACGAAGTAAACGTCGCCGCGCTGCCGCATGAAGAGCATGAGTGGCTTTGCAACGTGGGCAATGTGCTGGAGCACTTTGGTTGCTACAACGTGAATCTGACCAACGCCAGCACGAAGAAGCTGCAGTCACAGATCGACGCGTTGAAGGCAGACATTGCGCAGCTTCAAGGCGAGACCGTGGACGCAACGATGAAGAGCGATCACGAAGCCGCGCTAAGTCAGAAGCACGATGCATTGAAGGCTCTGCAGGACCAGTTGGAGCACGGCGGATCGCTGACGCAGTTGCCCGAAGCGCAGCAGGAACTGCACATGCGCGCATTTGTAACAAACGTGGGCGACGAGAACTACCACTCGCTGGAGCCGATTGCGTTTGAAGACGACGGACACAATCGCAGCATGAATGTACCCAAGGGTGACGTGCTCTATCAGTTCCGCGAGGATGTGAAGGAAGGCACGCTGCCAACGGTTTCCTGGCTGGTGCCGCCGGGCAAGTTCTCCGACCACCCGGCGCACCCCTGGTACGGCGCGTGGTTCGTCTCAGAGGCGATGGATATTCTGACCAGCAACGCTGAGGTCTGGAAGAAGACGATCTTCATCCTGACGTACGACGAGAATGACGGCTACTTTGACCATGGCCCGTCCTACGTGGCGCCGGACCCGCAGAACAAGGCGACCGGACGCGCGTCCGAAGGGATCGACGTAGCGCTGGAGTACTCCTACTCGCCGGATGAGCTAGCGCAGGGCGTACCGAAGCACAACGCGCGCAGCGGGCCGATCGGCCTGGGTTTTCGCGTGCCGATGGTCGTGGCGTCTCCGTGGAGTCGCGGTGGCTGGGTCAACTCGGAGCTTTGCGATCACACGTCTTCACTGCAGTTGATTGAGGCGTTCGTGGAGAAGAAGTTCGGCAAAAAGGTGCATGAGGAGAACATGAGCCAGTTCCGCCGAGCGATCTGCGGCGATCTGACCTCGTGCTTCCGCCCCGCGGACAACACCGAAGCCAAGCTGCCGTTCCTGGACCGCAACGAGTATGTCGAAAGCATTCAGAAGGCGCGTTACAAGGAAGTGCCGTCGAATTATCTGAAGCTGACGCCGCAGCAGATGTCTGCCTACAATGCGAACCGCGCGACGTATCCGAACGCTTCGCGGCAGGAGCCGGGCATTCGTCCTTCGAACGCTCTGCCGTATGAGCTTTACTGCGAGGGCGGCCTTTCGCCGGACGGCAAGATCTTCCGGCTGGCCTTCCGCGCTGGCGGAGGCGTGCATGGTGAGCGCAGCAACGGCGCTCCGTTCAACGTGTACATCCGCAACACCAAGCGCGCGGCCGGTGTGATCGAGCGCGGCGCGAACAACCAGAACATGGCGGTGGCAACGTTTGTCGTGAAGCCGGGAGACACCATGCAGGAAGGTATCCCCGTCGAGATGTTCCGCGACGGCAAGGTGGACATCGAAGTCCACGCGCCAAACGGATTCTTCCGCTCGTTCCAGGCGCAGGGAACGCTCTCCCCCGTGGTAGCGCACTGCGTATACGAACGCACAAGCGGCACGATTACCGGCAACGTACTGGCGCAGTTGCGCAACGACTCCACCAGGGCGGTGAACGTCGTGGTGGCAGAGAACGCTTACAGCAAGCAGCGGCATGAGCTGAAGCTGGAGCCGGGCGCGAAGCTGGCGGTCCCTCTGAACGCCTCCAGACATCACGGCTGGTATGACTACACCGTCAGCGTAAAGGGCGAGACGGTCAGCACGCGCTTTGCAGGCCGCGTGGAAACCGGGCGCTCGAGCTTTACGGATCCGGTCATGGGCGGCGTTACGGTCTAA
- a CDS encoding lamin tail domain-containing protein, with the protein MKRFKLSPVDLVHRFIGLALFALIALLPLVAHASAGNNNLKIVAYYGAGNLSKSEYGRDTILLFNPTQAPIAMNGWSIQTGSTSGAFTSAIYQLPNVTIPAGGYYAIAASGASYTSGSACTGVNCNTNYAYDYELKTIEGTATATDNILASTATTIALANTTSPLGSCPTTSTGLVDMLGVGAVDGSAVVTCWAGGGSAPYTPSSLNGATTSIHSVVYAYGTVRKNRCIDTFNNAADYQLGYIDFENSASTPKPCPTGNQLTVSAAQAVPSKLTLNTASLITANVTPATSPASTGLTVTADLTNLGLSATTQLYDDGTHGDITANDGVYSATITPTKGTGEVLGLIVTATDTQGDTATSSIPASVGGNVPGPGNNNLRIVAWYGAGNLSGSQYARDTVILFNPTQAAIAMNSWSLQTGSTTGSFTTVYQLPNTTIPAGGYYAIAGSGTGYISSSGCSSTDCQAAYAYDYQLKTQEGTATTTDNDLSSTAVSVALVDQQTALGSGCPWGSPHMIDMVGIGAYDGSAVTTCYAGTNFAPYTPATLNGAATSINGVKYAYATVRNSRCLNTYDNGADFSLNYIDFKNSTSTPEPCSGGTQFGLAASATPNSLGVTESFTISAAVTPATSPQSTGVAVTADLTNIGLAAGTPLYDDGTHGDAVAGDNVYSLTTAVSSASVGTTEGLSVTAADSQGNKASRTFPLTIEAGTISMTSNTYTATVNSGDVAKFLLTVVGAHGYGGTLGITCVGSPNANNNGIPVSTQCVPTPGELVLTNNGTGTISLAIATGLTVQAQNESHRRDRNTLLAVSFGTLLLVGFARRRRRLPALMLIAIAGISTLGLSGCGKNAGLGNVNAAKGTYTFTLTATDSAVSTITSAVTLTVNVQ; encoded by the coding sequence GTGAAGCGTTTCAAGCTCAGCCCTGTCGACCTCGTGCACCGATTTATCGGTCTCGCACTCTTCGCTCTCATTGCGCTTCTCCCGCTCGTGGCGCACGCCTCTGCCGGCAACAACAACCTCAAGATCGTCGCTTACTATGGCGCGGGCAACCTCTCCAAGTCGGAGTACGGCCGCGATACGATCCTCCTCTTCAATCCAACGCAGGCCCCCATCGCGATGAACGGCTGGAGCATCCAGACCGGCAGCACCAGCGGCGCGTTCACCTCCGCGATCTATCAGCTACCCAATGTCACAATTCCTGCGGGCGGTTATTACGCTATTGCTGCCAGCGGCGCCAGCTATACCTCGGGCTCGGCCTGCACGGGCGTGAACTGCAATACGAACTACGCCTACGACTACGAACTCAAGACGATCGAAGGCACCGCCACCGCGACAGACAATATCCTCGCCAGCACGGCGACGACCATCGCACTGGCGAATACAACTTCGCCGCTCGGTAGCTGCCCCACCACCTCCACGGGACTCGTCGACATGCTCGGCGTCGGTGCGGTCGATGGCAGCGCGGTTGTTACCTGCTGGGCAGGTGGCGGTTCCGCTCCTTACACACCTTCTTCGCTTAACGGTGCGACCACCAGCATTCACAGCGTGGTCTACGCTTACGGCACGGTCCGCAAAAACCGTTGCATCGATACGTTCAACAATGCAGCGGACTACCAGCTCGGCTACATCGACTTCGAGAACTCCGCGTCGACACCGAAGCCTTGCCCCACAGGCAATCAGCTTACGGTTTCTGCAGCGCAGGCTGTCCCAAGCAAACTTACGCTGAACACTGCCTCCTTGATCACGGCAAACGTAACGCCTGCTACCTCGCCCGCAAGCACAGGGCTGACGGTCACCGCCGACCTCACGAACCTCGGCCTCTCGGCCACCACGCAGCTCTACGACGACGGCACACACGGCGACATCACCGCCAACGACGGCGTCTACTCTGCCACGATCACGCCGACCAAAGGCACTGGTGAAGTCCTCGGCCTCATCGTCACCGCGACCGACACCCAGGGTGACACCGCTACCAGCAGCATCCCGGCTTCCGTTGGTGGCAACGTCCCCGGCCCTGGCAACAATAACCTGCGCATCGTGGCCTGGTACGGTGCGGGCAACCTCTCCGGCTCGCAGTACGCTCGCGATACGGTCATCCTCTTCAACCCCACGCAGGCGGCTATCGCGATGAATAGCTGGTCGCTGCAGACGGGCAGCACCACTGGTTCTTTCACCACCGTCTACCAGTTACCCAACACAACGATCCCTGCGGGCGGATACTACGCCATTGCAGGTAGTGGTACGGGCTATATCTCCAGCAGCGGTTGCAGCTCCACGGACTGCCAGGCAGCCTATGCCTACGACTATCAGCTCAAGACGCAGGAGGGCACCGCGACCACCACCGACAACGATCTTTCGAGCACCGCTGTCAGCGTTGCCCTGGTCGATCAGCAGACCGCTCTCGGCTCCGGCTGCCCCTGGGGCTCGCCACACATGATCGACATGGTCGGTATCGGCGCGTATGACGGCAGCGCCGTCACCACCTGCTACGCCGGGACAAACTTCGCTCCGTACACCCCGGCCACGCTCAACGGCGCAGCCACCAGCATCAACGGCGTCAAGTACGCGTACGCCACTGTCCGTAACAGCCGTTGCCTCAATACCTATGACAACGGCGCGGACTTCTCGCTCAACTACATTGACTTCAAGAACTCCACCTCCACCCCGGAGCCTTGCTCAGGTGGCACACAGTTCGGCCTGGCCGCTTCGGCTACACCGAACTCTCTCGGCGTCACGGAGTCTTTCACCATCAGTGCCGCCGTCACACCAGCCACAAGTCCTCAAAGCACTGGTGTTGCCGTAACCGCAGACCTTACCAACATCGGCCTCGCTGCTGGTACGCCGCTCTATGACGATGGCACGCACGGCGACGCTGTTGCAGGCGACAACGTTTACTCGCTTACCACGGCAGTCTCCAGCGCCTCCGTCGGAACCACCGAAGGGCTCAGCGTTACGGCGGCCGACTCGCAGGGCAACAAGGCCAGCCGTACCTTCCCGCTCACCATCGAAGCCGGCACCATCAGCATGACGTCGAACACCTACACCGCCACGGTCAACTCCGGCGACGTCGCCAAATTCCTTCTCACGGTGGTTGGTGCACACGGCTACGGTGGAACACTCGGCATCACCTGCGTGGGTTCGCCGAACGCAAACAATAACGGCATCCCGGTCAGCACGCAGTGCGTTCCTACGCCGGGTGAGCTTGTGCTCACCAACAATGGCACGGGGACCATCTCGCTCGCCATCGCCACCGGCCTCACCGTGCAGGCACAGAACGAATCGCATCGCCGCGATCGCAATACGTTGCTTGCAGTCTCCTTCGGCACGCTGCTGCTCGTGGGCTTTGCCCGTCGCCGCCGTCGTCTCCCGGCACTGATGCTCATCGCCATCGCTGGCATTAGCACGCTTGGTCTCAGCGGTTGCGGTAAGAACGCAGGCCTCGGCAACGTAAACGCCGCGAAGGGGACGTACACCTTCACGCTCACGGCCACGGACTCCGCTGTCAGCACCATTACCAGCGCTGTCACGCTCACCGTCAACGTCCAGTAG